The genome window AGCGATCAGGGCCCCCGCGGCAACAGCGCCCTGCGGCGCAAGCTCACCACCTACCAGGCCAACGGCGCCCAGCTGGGTTGGTTGTTGCTGCCCGAGGAGCAGTTGGTGGAGATCTGGCCAGCCCATGGTGAGAGGCAGCGACTGGAGGGTGCGTGTGAACTTGATGGTGGCGATGGGCTGCCGGGGCTTCGCTTGAACCTCGCGGAGATCTGGCAGGCCTGAACGACGTC of Cyanobium sp. ATX 6F1 contains these proteins:
- a CDS encoding Uma2 family endonuclease; the protein is MFQLQRFAGEAGGWKVFDSSGGFRLPDGPVLSPDASVIRLERWQALSPEQRRGFPPLCPDLVVELASPSDQGPRGNSALRRKLTTYQANGAQLGWLLLPEEQLVEIWPAHGERQRLEGACELDGGDGLPGLRLNLAEIWQA